CACACGGCAGCTCTCCGTACTGCGGTAAACCAGCCACATCCCCCAGGACGGAACCCAAAGCTGCAAGTGCACAAGGCCTGGGGTTTCCTGGTTGCCAGGTTCCCAGCAGGAGCAGCCCCAGCTCCGTCTGGTCCAGACCTCCTTCTGGCGCCACCTGGCGGCAGGTGTCCGCTCTGGCTCCAGTAGCCACGGGGCGGAGTCTAGGTGCTGGCTGGGATTCCCAAACAGGGGCGGCGGCCAAGGTTAGCCAGGCCAGGAAGACACTGTGCCTGGAGGGCCAGCTCTCTGTCCCGGGCTCCCCTGGGCCAGGCTGTCTGCCCAGCGGCCTCCGCTGCCCACGTGCACCCTGTACACAGAGAAGGTAAGGCTGGGCCACCCGCTGAATTCCACCTGACGCTCTCCGGGAGGGACAAGTGAAGGTGAGGTTTTACCGTGGTCATAAAACCCCGAAGTaatagaagaaaaggagaaatgacaCACACGAAAAGACCATGGGGAACAATCTTCCGTCAAGACAAAGGCCAACAGGCTGGAAAAATATCTGCGAGGAAGGTAACAAAGCACCGGAAACCTTCCCTCCGGGAAACGTAGAACTTTCTAAGTAGAACGTTAAGATGCCAGTAGGTAAAAAGTAAACCAGAccatttccaaaaaagaaaacgCAGGCAGCAAAAACGTCTGGAAAAACATCTCACCTCCCAGACCACGGAcacaaatgtaaaatggtgccCAGCCCCGGGAGGCCGGAGAGGAGCAGAAACTCTGATCACCTCTTCGGGAAGCAAGGTCGTCATGTACTGAAGCCTCGCCGGTGACTGTGACCTTTGACCTGGTAAGTGCACGCTGCGAGTACGTCCCGAGAACAGCGGCACGGGAAGGGTTTGGGCGTGTTGCTGGCTGCCACGATTGGATCTGATGTGGACCCCGGTTTACAAGGTAAGAAAGGCGCGATGCGCACAGTGCAGTAAGCACTCCCATCGCCAGAAGCAACGTCATGAAGTCTTCATGGTGATCTTGAAAATGTTCGTATCACGATACAAGGTGAAAAAAAGCAGGACACAAATTTCCTTAGAACGGTTATAACCATGGCAGAAACAGGTTTACAAAGCCGCCTGCAGCGTAGCAGACCAAAGCTTACCAAAAGGTTCCAAGCAGTGGGGCTCTAATATTTTCCAAATCATTTGTAGCAAACAGAGGTTACTGTTCGTGCTTTTTAAAtacttctcttaaaaataaagaccGAGGCAAAGGACATGACGGCAGGCAGCACTGAGACCCCGCATTCCTCTGCGGTGGAAACCAGGCGGGAAGGGCTGTAGCAGGAATGAATGTGTGTCTGGTATTGTCACACCCCtggcctcggggcgcctgggggctcagctggttaggcctctgccttcatgatcccagggtcctgggatcgagtcccacgtcaggctccgagctcggcggggagcctgcttctctctctcctgctgcccctgcttctactttctctctctctctctctttctctctccatcaaataagtaaataaaatctttaaaaaaaaaaaacaaaccactaacTTTCACAAAGGGAAGAAACCTCCAGAATAAACATCTCCACTTTTCCTTCAAAGATAACCTAAATCCGAGTAACTACGGGGTTGCTCCCAGAAGCTGCTGGGGGCCTCCCATGCACCTGCACTGTTCTAGAAGCTTCTGTGTGGCGGGCACATCCTGGAATTAGTTCAGCCTCGTGACTCAGGTGGACAGGGCTGCATACGGAATCTGGTGTTAGGAGGTGGAAAGTCAAAGGAAAGCGTGTGGGAAGGTGACCGTTTCTGTTCTGCAACGCGCTCTCCCATCAGGGCACCCGGATGGGCTGCCCACAAACACATCCTGTGAACCTACCAGAATCTGGTTAACAACTCCCAAACGATGGGCCAACATCCCAGGCACCGCTCGCTTCTCTGGCTCAGCAGGCCGCAGGGCACCCGCCTCCCACGTCTGCACCGTGGTGGTGGGCTCGCTCCCGCCTCGCTGGGTCGCACTCCACACGGGCCGTGACCAGGGGGCTCTGCACGAcgctctccctgcctcctcctcaccCACGGTACCCCCCACCGCGCAGGCCACCAGCCATCGCCTGCCCTCCAGGTCCTTGAGTTTTGGGAAACCGTGTCAGGGGCCCTGGGGGGTTCAAGGTCCGCGCTGGCCcggccctccccggggcccctcACCCGCAGTAGAAGACAGCCTTCTGCCAGGAGCGCAGCCGGTCCACCTTCTCAGCCACGGTGTTCGCGAACTCAATGAACTGGCAGCAGAAGGGCGCCTCGCAGAGCAGCAGGACGAAGGCGTTCATGCTggagggcagggaaagggggGGCAGGCTGACAGGCCTGAGGGAACGGGGGTCCCCGACACCCAGTACCGGAATGCCACTCTTCCCGTACCCCCCCACGTCCCCCCCTCGGGGCCTCTGCGGAGCCACCGCTCGCACACCAGCCCCCCTCACCGAAGCCGGCGCTCCAGAGGCAGGGTCGGGTCTTCCCGTCCCCCCTCCGTCCTTGACGGAGACGAGACCCCCGCGACACAGCGCCGCCATAAGCATACAGCGAGCCCCTCCACGCTTAGCCCTGGGCAGAGGGCCGGCCGCCGCTCGGCTTCTAGCATCACCCACCGCTGTCCCCTACACGGCCGTCAGCACGGAGAAAGCTGTCCCCGGCAGCGGCTTGTCCGCCAAGGACAGCCGGGAGCGGGTCAGTCAGGCCACAGTCACTGAGCGCCGACCGTCGGCAAGCCCACCCAGGGCAGAGGAAGCTTGGCAAGCTCTGCGGTGCAGGGTTCTCTCCCCCGGCTCCCGCCGTCCTGTGCTCAGGCCGGGACGGCTAACCCATGGGGACAGACTGAGGTGTCTGCTCCGGTCTTCGAGTTCCCCGTGACTGCGGCACAGTCACAGACACCGGGCCCCCATTACCTACCTCTGACAGCAACTCCAGCTGCGGGGGCCCCAAGAGCCCCCcggagcccagagcagggactCTGCACAACCCACACCAGCCCTGTCCCCCCGCCCggctcctccccagcctccctccagtcctctcctcccagcccttcCCCAGCCAGGCCTGCCGACATCTGGACTCCGCCCACTGAAGCCTCGGGCCAGCGCCTCGACCCCCACATCCCCCATGTGCCTCTGGGTGGCACCCCAGCCAGCCTCCGCCCCGGCCTGAGTTTTCTGAGGGCAGGGCCCCATCCTGTCCACCTCCTGCCCTTCCCCGCCAGGTCCCACCTGGGCACAGGCCACACTCGGGGCACAGCCACCTTTCACATGTACTGGGTGGCTTATATGCGGCCAAAGCTGCACTGTCCAGTGTCgcccctgccttcccctcccccgagATGGAGCTACCCTGgcaggagacaggcagagaatcCATCCAGGGCGCTCTTACCGCCTGATACCACGCCCGCTCTAATCCGCCCTGTCCGTGGCTTGACCACCCCGGTGCTGGGGCTCCTGATCCCAGCACCCGGCTCCAAGCCCACCCGATGTCAAGCTTCCAACCAGACCAGCCCTGAGGACCCCCAGAGCTCCCAGAGGCCAGGCCCAGGGTAGGAGACATGGAGCCGGCACGGTCTGCTCAGTGGACACTCAGGACACACTGGCGACCCCAGCCCTAAACCCAGTAAGTGCCTGGGTAGGTGTGCCCCTGGCCTGGCCCTAGAGAGAATCAGGAAAACAGAACGTGGCAGGGTATGAAGACGGTGAAGACCTGCACAGCGACCAGAAACCCACATGCCCCCGGTCCCACCGGCCACTCACATCATCCACACGCCGGCCGCGATGTTCAGAGGGCGGATGGTGATGCAGTTGAAGAGGCCCGAGACGGCGCAAGCTTGAAGCGAGACAGGAGCAGGAAttagcagggagggagggacagagcctGCCGGGAAGGACCCCCGGCAGACCCCTTCTGACCCCCGACGCTTGCTCCCCCCGACAGCACCTACAAGTCTCCCCTCTGCCATCCGAGACAAGTGAGACCAATGGAACCGCTGGGCGTCCCGTGAGGCtgcaggctcagagaggggaagcagtggCTCCAGGCCACACAGCAAGGGTGCGGCTGGCTGGCTCGGAGGGTACCTCACCCTCTGTCCTGTCCATGGCTGGGAGGGCCTCTGAACCCCAGTCGTACCCGCACCCACCACAAGGTACAGAGGATCAAGAGAGACAAGAGTCTGGAGGGCTCAGGCCAGGCAGGCGCCACCATTCGTTGGGTTGGCCACACAAGCAGTCCTCTGACGCGGGAAATGTGGCTTGGATTTTGGTTGGGACAAGGGCTGCCTCTCTCGGAACAGAAATCGGGATCAGGGAGACCTGGGAGACCGTGCCATCTGTGACCGGCACTCTGGCTGAGGATGTTCTCGTCCCTTTTTTAGGCCTGTTTTCTCTCCTGCACACAGGACGggccacagcccggccccctcaCCCCTGCAACACCAGGTCCTGATGCCCCAAATGGGGAGCCTGGCCCCGCGCTCCCGACCGCGCCCACCGGCAGGGTGTGCCACACCCACCTCGGCCTCCGCACACACCGCACACAGCAGCCGCCTCTGGGCCCGCTTCTCCCGGAACTCCCGGAGCCAGCAAGGCACTTCCGGGAGCCCTGGATCCCAGCCAGGCACCTAGCCCGGGCCCTAgctggggtggggctggaagCTGGGCCCTGAGGCAGCAATGAGCAACCAGGTGATTAAACTTGCAGCAGTGCCGGGGCACCTGATCCCTGGCTGGGCCTGGAATTCTCCCGTTGCTTTCCCTTGTGACCCTGTGCAGGCTGCGGGCGGTGGAGAAACCGGAGGAAGTGAGCCCGAACTGCAGAGGGACTGCCCTGTGTGTCCCCAAGGTCTCCTGAAAGGACAGAGACGCATTTTGCCTTCTAAAAGGAGACATTCCCCTTGGACATAGCACATAGGCTTTCAGGCAGCAAGGCGCCCCACCAGAGCCACGGACGGGAGTGTCCACAACACAGTACTGCTTCTGCCCGGCTCTCGGCTATGCCTGGGCTGCTCCGACAGCAGTCTACACCTGCGGCAGCCAGCACTTCGCCTCCAGCtccaaccctccccccaccatcctaCCAACAGCCAGCCTTGGGGGAGAACCAGGTTTCAACCCGGACAGAAAGGCTCCAGTGAGGAGCCACGTAACAATCAAGGCTGGAAGATGCTCCTGGAGTTGGCTAAGTGAGGGAGGCATCTTTACCGTCCTCTTTCCTCCCAGCCTACAGCCTCTACAGGACTGTCGGGGACCCTGCGTAAATGCCCCTCTGAGGCCCCCACCGGCCAGGACAGCAACCCGACCCTGAAGTGACCAGCCAGAAGCACAGCCCTCACCTGAACTCCTGTTGCATCCCTGagccttttttcttaagattttatttttaagtaatgtccacacccaatgtgggtcttgaactcacaaccccaagattgtGGTTGTGCACACGCACACGCCACCCACTGTGGGGGCAGGCGCCCCTCATCCCTAAAACTCTTGCGAGCTTTGTGCTCTACCCCCGGGGCAGACTGTTTGGTATTTGCATAACGACCCCCTCCCCAGCAATCTTCAGCTGAAACTGACATTTCAAGGCAAGGCCACTAGCTTCTCCTGGCGCTTCATCTGTAGCCTCAGCACCCTGAAGTCCTGGGGCAGCCCAGGTACCCCACTTTGAGACCCAGAGCTGCATGGGATACCAGGGTGCCACCAGGGAGTCAGCAGGGCTGTGCATCCAAGAGGGTGCACGGGCCCCCCTCAGAACCGTTCTTTCTCCCCCACTGGCCTCCGGCACTCGCTAAGGGACCCCGCTCTGATCAGCAAGGAAAACAGCTAACCAAACTGGAGAGCATCTTATCTAGGGCCTGACCTCCAGCCACCAGTCTCTCCTCCAGAGTCAGAAACATGCTTGCTCCCCCAGCACTGGCGGGGACTCACAGGCCCTTCCGTTACCGCCTCTGGATAAGGGCCTGCGCTGCCTGAGCGGTGCACTCCCACCCCGGCACTCCTGAACCTCCTTCCGGCATGCACCCACCCTGCAGGGCTGTGGGGCTGGAAGGAGACCCTGAAAGGTGTTCCAGGAACTGGCAGACTCGATCAGGatctgccctgccccagcccgcGGTGCCAGGCGGGCACTGGTTCAAGCCCGGGTAAGGTGCCCGCTCCTCCAGCAATCCCCAAAGCGAGGGCCgctggcagaggagaggagagcccACGGTTCAAACACTGGACGCGCATCTGCGCTCGAAGACCCGCCGCAGGATCTTTATTTCACTCTGTAGCAGTCTGCCGTCCCGCTCGCGTGTCGCGATGTGCGTCGGGGATGGCGCTGGGAGGGGCGTGGAGGGGGGGTGGCTGAGGCCCAGCGGCCGCGGAGGGCACGCGCTGGCCTCCGGATGGACAGGGAGCACCCGGGAGAGAGGCCGCGTCCCCTCGGCTCACTGCCCGGCCCTCCCTCGGGGACCGCTTGCCCCCTGGCACCATCCGCCCCACGTATCAACAACCCTCGCCCGAAGGGGAAGACCGCTGTCGCCCCCACCCACGCCCAAGTCAACAGGTGAGGCTGCCTCCGGGCCGGGCTGGGCCGGCGCCCCGCCCCTGGGAGGTCTCGGAAACCGCCCCCCGGGGCAGAGGCCGCGGGTCCTCTCGCTGCGACGCGGCGGGGGGCTGCGACCCGTGCGCTCCCGAAACCTCCCCGGAGCCGCCCTGCCGGTAACCATAGCAACCGCCCGGCGTCCTCCTCGCGCGCTCCCCGCAGAGCCTCCCCCCACGCCCACCCAGCCCCTCCCCGCGGGGGCGCGCCAGAGGGGCGGGGCCGGATACGCATGCGCGGTGGGCGGTGGGACCGGCCCCTCCCCCGGGCCGGGTACTCACAGACGGCCCCCAGCACTCCCGACAGGCGACACAGCCAGCGGTACCACCACGTCATGCCCTCGTCCTGCGCGGGCGGCGCGGAGCTGACGGCCATCGCCGCCGCCCCGCCCGAGCCGCTCATGGTGCCGCCGTCTGGCGTCGTCTGCCGCCCTCACAAAGGGCTCCGGAGCCGGCCGCGTCGGCCCGGCGCGCTGCCTTGTGGGAGAGGCGGCCGCTCATTAGCATAGGGGGCGGTGCTCGCggggggggggcgaggggagCCCGAGGGGCTCGCGCTCATTAGCATAGGGGGCGGGGCGCGGTGGGCCTGGCGCTCTCGGTGGTCAGATCCTGACCCGCACGGGGCGGGGCTTCGCAGAGGATTAACAGGTGCGCCAGGGTCGGGCCCATTCTTGAGTCCACAGTCCCTTGTCCTCTCTGGGCAGCAGAAAAGACCTGTAGGGCTGGCGTGGGGCTTGCTCAGGTCAAGAGTGGATCTGGAGCCCGACCGCCAGGAATCTCGGCAACGCCGTAGGGTGTTTTCAAGCTAGATGGGTCAGGGTGTGTGAAGAACGCGCTGCTCGGACTGACATTTCGTTTATTGGTACAGAGAGGCCTTGTCAGGGAGTCCAGTCCCTGCTTCCCACCGCCCAACCTTCGGCATGTTGGAGGAGGCCCTGCGGAGGCCCTGCGGGAGATACTTAGGATTGGAGGGATCCAAACTGGAAAGCACTCAGAGACCAGAGTCAACCCTCTGGTTCGCCGGGCACCTAACAGGTGACGTAAATGTCAGcctccttcctgtctcttccaGGATCCGGAGGAGGCATCCCACTGGGCCCACAGGTCCCTGGAGAAATGTCCTTGGAGAGGAAGCTAGATTGCGGCCCCGCCAGGCTCCTGCACCCTAGATTGGAGGGTCCAGTACCAGCCCCGCAGACTGGCATgtgcctccaggaagccctggCTAAACTCCATCTCAGCCTGGCTTCCCTCTGACTCCCAGTAGAGTGCCTGCTGTCCACGGAATGTCATCGTCTTCAGGCTGTGGATGTCCCGGATCTGAGAGGAAAGGGGCAGCCCCAAAGGGCCAACCACAATGATAACTAGCTTGCATTCCTACACGGCATCATACACTCAGGGTCACATTTCATCTTCACACAACAGCCCTATCAGGAAGACACTATTACTCTACCccggaaactgaggttcagagaagttgtCCTACTtccccaaggacacacagccagGGTGCTAGAGCTGGATTCCAGAAGCCAGGCTGCACGCACTGGGGGAGCTGATGCCCTGCAGAGGACAGTTCTCTCAGAGCACACGCACCGCGTGCGCGGAGGGACTGGCCTCTTCTGGAAAAGTTGAATCAGGGTCTAAAATTATGCTTCAGGCCTGGGTTAACCATCTACATCAGAAAAGGTCTTCTGTGTTTCACTCTTGTacagagctcaataaatgtttgttggtgAGTAAGTGGAAGAAATTCTTCTCTCCTATTCTTTCACTAATGATTTTCAGGTTTTTGAGCAAAGTCGGGGGGTCCTCTAGTACAGCACCCCCGGTTCCCATCCCCGGAGACAGCTATCTCAAATCAGCGAAATTCAGCCCATTCCTGTCCCCATCCTGGTGGCCTTACGGAGATGTAGCTGGCTCCGGTTCCTGAGCCCACATCAGTGGTCAGGGCATGGATGGCAATCCTCGCCTGCGGGGCCACGTTAATGAAGATGCGGCAGCCCCCCAAGTTGCTCCCATCGGAACTCATTGAGGGGCTCACGATTTCACCCGAGGGTCCAAAGCGCTGCACGTCACAGTCTGCAGAGAAGAGCAGGTGGACGGGCGGGTGTGGACCATCTCAGATCCTGGGAGCCCCCAGAAAGACCACCAATGCCGGAGGCCAAGGTGGCTCACAGCTGGGGAGCAGTAAAGGGGGGCAATACGGTGGTGTTGTCAAGATCAGGTCTCCCACCCAGAAGCCGCCACTGAACCCCATCTCCACCACGCTCTGCAGTGTG
Above is a window of Meles meles chromosome 11, mMelMel3.1 paternal haplotype, whole genome shotgun sequence DNA encoding:
- the CACFD1 gene encoding calcium channel flower homolog codes for the protein MSGSGGAAAMAVSSAPPAQDEGMTWWYRWLCRLSGVLGAVSCAVSGLFNCITIRPLNIAAGVWMIMNAFVLLLCEAPFCCQFIEFANTVAEKVDRLRSWQKAVFYCGMAVIPIVISLTLTTLLGNAIAFATGVLYGLSALGKKGDAISYARIQQQKQQVDEEKLTDTLEGEL